A part of Miscanthus floridulus cultivar M001 chromosome 6, ASM1932011v1, whole genome shotgun sequence genomic DNA contains:
- the LOC136455968 gene encoding aspartic proteinase-like isoform X2, translated as MGQKHLLLLACFWVLSCSLLLHASSDGLLRINLNKKKLDKEALTAAKLAKKESRLRRSVGAGQYLGASTDDIVPLDNYLDTQYFGEIGIGTPSQNFTVIFDTGSSNLWVPSSKCYFSIACYLHHRYKSTKSKTYKKNGESCTITYGSGQIAGFFSEDNVLVGNLVVQNQKFIETTRETSPTFIIGKFDGILGLGFPEISVGEAPPIWQSMKEQKLVAKDVFSFWLNRDPDASAGGELVFGGVDPKHYKGSHTYVPVTRKGYWQFDMGDLLIGGHSTGYCAGGCAAIVDSGTSLLAGPTTIVAQVNHAIGAEGIISTECKEVVREYGEMILELLIAETSPQKVCTQIGLCVFDGAHSVSNPIESVVEKQNLGSDLFCTACEMAVVWIQNQLRENKTKELILNYANQLCERLPSPNGESTVDCDQISKMPNLAFTIANKTFTLTPEQYIVKLEQAGQTICISGFMAYDVPPPRGPLWILGDVFMGAYHTVFDFGENRIGFAKSA; from the exons ATGGGGCAGAAGCATCTTTTGTTGCTTGCTTGTTTCTGGGTCCTGTCATGTTCCTTGCTACTTCATGCTTCCTCCGATGGACTGTTAAGAATCAACCTGAATAAGAAGAAACTGGACAAGGAAGCTTTGACTGCTGCAAAATTGGCGAAGAAGGAGAGCCGCCTTCGAAGGTCTGTGGGTGCTGGCCAGTATCTTGGTGCCTCAACTGATGACATAGTTCCTTTGGACAACTACTTGGACACTCAGTACTTTGGAGAGATTGGCATTGGCACGCCATCACAGAACTTCACGGTGATATTTGACACTGGAAGCTCCAACTTGTGGGTTCCCTCATCCAAGTGCTACTTTTCG ATAGCATGCTACTTACACCACAGATACAAGTCAACCAAGTCGAAGACTTACAAAAAGAATG GAGAATCTTGTACAATCACATATGGTTCCGGGCAAATCGCTGGCTTCTTCAGTGAGGACAACGTGTTGGTTGGTAACCTTGTTGTGCAAAATCAG AAATTTATTGAGACGACTCGTGAAACCAGCCCTACTTTCATCATTGGGAAGTTTGATGGAATTCTTGGCCTCGGATTTCCTGAAATTTCTGTGGGAGAAGCCCCTCCAATTTG GCAGAGCATGAAAGAGCAGAAACTGGTTGCAAAGGATGTCTTCTCTTTCTGGCTTAATCGTGACCCTGATGCATCTGCTGGAGGCGAGCTTGTCTTTggtggtgttgatccaaaacacTACAAGGGGAGCCATACATATGTTCCCGTTACTCGCAAAGGCTACTGGCAGTTTGACATGGGAGATCTTCTTATTGGTGGCCACTCGACTGGTTACTGTGCTGGTGGTTGTGCTGCTATTGTCGACTCAGGGACTTCATTGCTTGCTGGTCCAACT ACCATAGTGGCTCAAGTCAATCATGCAATTGGTGCTGAGGGGATCATCAGTACAGAATGCAAAGAAGTGGTGAGAGAGTATGGAGAGATGATCCTTGAGTTACTCATAGCAGAG ACAAGCCCACAGAAAGTGTGCACTCAGATTGGTCTCTGTGTATTTGATGGTGCCCATTCTGTCAG CAACCCAATTGAATCTGTTGTTGAGAAACAAAATCTTGGTTCTGATCTTTTCTGTACTGCTTGTGAGATGGCTGTTGTCTGGATACAGAACCAACTCCGAGAAAACAAGACAAAAGAGCTCATTTTGAATTATGCTAATCAG CTCTGTGAGCGTCTCCCTAGCCCCAATGGCGAATCAACCGTTGATTGCGATCAGATCTCAAAGATGCCAAATCTCGCATTCACCATAGCAAACAAGACTTTCACCTTAACACCAGAGCAG TACATAGTGAAGCTGGAGCAAGCAGGACAAACCATCTGCATCAGCGGGTTTATGGCATATGACGTACCACCTCCTCGTGGTCCTCTCTG GATACTTGGTGATGTTTTCATGGGCGCCTACCACACTGTTTTTGACTTCGGCGAGAACAGGATTGGGTTTGCCAAATCTGCCTGA
- the LOC136455968 gene encoding aspartic proteinase-like isoform X1, producing MGQKHLLLLACFWVLSCSLLLHASSDGLLRINLNKKKLDKEALTAAKLAKKESRLRRSVGAGQYLGASTDDIVPLDNYLDTQYFGEIGIGTPSQNFTVIFDTGSSNLWVPSSKCYFSIACYLHHRYKSTKSKTYKKNGESCTITYGSGQIAGFFSEDNVLVGNLVVQNQKFIETTRETSPTFIIGKFDGILGLGFPEISVGEAPPIWQSMKEQKLVAKDVFSFWLNRDPDASAGGELVFGGVDPKHYKGSHTYVPVTRKGYWQFDMGDLLIGGHSTGYCAGGCAAIVDSGTSLLAGPTTIVAQVNHAIGAEGIISTECKEVVREYGEMILELLIAEHFVNEQTSPQKVCTQIGLCVFDGAHSVSNPIESVVEKQNLGSDLFCTACEMAVVWIQNQLRENKTKELILNYANQLCERLPSPNGESTVDCDQISKMPNLAFTIANKTFTLTPEQYIVKLEQAGQTICISGFMAYDVPPPRGPLWILGDVFMGAYHTVFDFGENRIGFAKSA from the exons ATGGGGCAGAAGCATCTTTTGTTGCTTGCTTGTTTCTGGGTCCTGTCATGTTCCTTGCTACTTCATGCTTCCTCCGATGGACTGTTAAGAATCAACCTGAATAAGAAGAAACTGGACAAGGAAGCTTTGACTGCTGCAAAATTGGCGAAGAAGGAGAGCCGCCTTCGAAGGTCTGTGGGTGCTGGCCAGTATCTTGGTGCCTCAACTGATGACATAGTTCCTTTGGACAACTACTTGGACACTCAGTACTTTGGAGAGATTGGCATTGGCACGCCATCACAGAACTTCACGGTGATATTTGACACTGGAAGCTCCAACTTGTGGGTTCCCTCATCCAAGTGCTACTTTTCG ATAGCATGCTACTTACACCACAGATACAAGTCAACCAAGTCGAAGACTTACAAAAAGAATG GAGAATCTTGTACAATCACATATGGTTCCGGGCAAATCGCTGGCTTCTTCAGTGAGGACAACGTGTTGGTTGGTAACCTTGTTGTGCAAAATCAG AAATTTATTGAGACGACTCGTGAAACCAGCCCTACTTTCATCATTGGGAAGTTTGATGGAATTCTTGGCCTCGGATTTCCTGAAATTTCTGTGGGAGAAGCCCCTCCAATTTG GCAGAGCATGAAAGAGCAGAAACTGGTTGCAAAGGATGTCTTCTCTTTCTGGCTTAATCGTGACCCTGATGCATCTGCTGGAGGCGAGCTTGTCTTTggtggtgttgatccaaaacacTACAAGGGGAGCCATACATATGTTCCCGTTACTCGCAAAGGCTACTGGCAGTTTGACATGGGAGATCTTCTTATTGGTGGCCACTCGACTGGTTACTGTGCTGGTGGTTGTGCTGCTATTGTCGACTCAGGGACTTCATTGCTTGCTGGTCCAACT ACCATAGTGGCTCAAGTCAATCATGCAATTGGTGCTGAGGGGATCATCAGTACAGAATGCAAAGAAGTGGTGAGAGAGTATGGAGAGATGATCCTTGAGTTACTCATAGCAGAG CATTTTGTTAATGAGCAGACAAGCCCACAGAAAGTGTGCACTCAGATTGGTCTCTGTGTATTTGATGGTGCCCATTCTGTCAG CAACCCAATTGAATCTGTTGTTGAGAAACAAAATCTTGGTTCTGATCTTTTCTGTACTGCTTGTGAGATGGCTGTTGTCTGGATACAGAACCAACTCCGAGAAAACAAGACAAAAGAGCTCATTTTGAATTATGCTAATCAG CTCTGTGAGCGTCTCCCTAGCCCCAATGGCGAATCAACCGTTGATTGCGATCAGATCTCAAAGATGCCAAATCTCGCATTCACCATAGCAAACAAGACTTTCACCTTAACACCAGAGCAG TACATAGTGAAGCTGGAGCAAGCAGGACAAACCATCTGCATCAGCGGGTTTATGGCATATGACGTACCACCTCCTCGTGGTCCTCTCTG GATACTTGGTGATGTTTTCATGGGCGCCTACCACACTGTTTTTGACTTCGGCGAGAACAGGATTGGGTTTGCCAAATCTGCCTGA